The following coding sequences are from one Pseudonocardia sp. HH130630-07 window:
- a CDS encoding IclR family transcriptional regulator yields MVGESRETVGSVLRACRLLEHFGADRPVITLAELTAASGLNKPTVHRLMTSFVEAGWVHRDAAGAYRIRMPVFAVGAAALAEFDLRTEARPALEELAARFGDTAFLMVPADAGAVCIDRVEGGKPLVVAGIGIGTVLPFHAAAAPVVMAAFDPAVRERALGGELRAFTPGTQVDPAGLAAHLDEVRASGVALSRDDYLGGVSAVAAPILGADGALVATVSLGGRSEDFTGPDGDARAAAVADAARALSATVGARPA; encoded by the coding sequence GTGGTCGGTGAGAGCCGGGAGACCGTCGGCTCGGTGCTGCGGGCGTGCCGGCTGCTCGAGCACTTCGGCGCCGACCGGCCGGTGATCACCCTCGCCGAGCTGACCGCGGCGAGCGGGCTGAACAAGCCGACCGTGCACCGGCTGATGACCTCGTTCGTCGAGGCCGGCTGGGTGCACCGGGACGCGGCGGGCGCCTACCGGATCCGGATGCCGGTGTTCGCCGTCGGTGCCGCGGCGCTGGCCGAGTTCGACCTGCGTACCGAGGCCCGGCCCGCGCTGGAGGAGCTCGCCGCGCGCTTCGGGGACACCGCGTTCCTGATGGTGCCCGCCGACGCGGGAGCCGTCTGCATCGACCGCGTCGAGGGCGGGAAACCGCTGGTCGTGGCCGGGATCGGGATCGGGACGGTGCTGCCGTTCCACGCCGCGGCGGCGCCGGTGGTGATGGCCGCGTTCGATCCGGCGGTCCGTGAGCGGGCCCTGGGCGGGGAGCTGCGGGCCTTCACCCCCGGCACGCAGGTCGACCCGGCCGGGCTCGCCGCGCACCTCGACGAGGTCCGGGCGAGCGGGGTCGCCCTCAGCCGCGACGACTACCTCGGCGGGGTGTCCGCGGTCGCCGCGCCGATCCTCGGGGCCGACGGCGCGCTGGTCGCGACGGTCAGCCTGGGCGGGCGCAGCGAGGACTTCACCGGGCCCGACGGCGACGCGCGGGCCGCGGCGGTGGCCGATGCCGCACGGGCCCTCAGCGCGACGGTCGGCGCCCGGCCGGCCTGA
- a CDS encoding isocitrate lyase/PEP mutase family protein → MELREMISTELVRAPGVWDGLTARLAEQAGFGALCASGFAISAALGYPDAELYTMSENLQAVRTVREASTLPVIADIDTGYGNAVNAARTARRFADAGVAAVFMEDQRSPKRCPLIPGAAVDLVDVTEAEGKVRAVKDAAGDMIVIARTDATGDGALRRAEAYVRAGADMIMPVTKTFATVEEWARCREVAGVPLTATLTASAWTEREFTPEVMEQIGVRLALLPTQVLMAVTGSAQRCLQRLAAGEPPAEVSADGLDHHVFVGLIGMDEIERQQRAYLPAAVS, encoded by the coding sequence GTGGAACTGCGCGAGATGATCTCGACGGAGCTGGTCCGGGCGCCCGGTGTGTGGGACGGGCTGACCGCGCGGCTGGCCGAGCAGGCCGGGTTCGGAGCGCTGTGCGCGTCCGGGTTCGCGATCTCGGCGGCGCTGGGCTACCCGGACGCCGAGCTGTACACGATGTCGGAGAACCTGCAGGCGGTCCGGACCGTCCGCGAGGCCAGCACGCTGCCGGTGATCGCCGACATCGACACCGGCTACGGCAACGCCGTCAACGCCGCCCGGACCGCCCGCCGGTTCGCCGACGCCGGGGTGGCCGCGGTCTTCATGGAGGACCAGCGCTCCCCGAAGCGCTGCCCGCTGATCCCCGGCGCCGCGGTGGACCTCGTCGACGTCACCGAGGCGGAGGGCAAGGTCCGGGCGGTGAAGGACGCGGCCGGCGACATGATCGTGATCGCCCGCACCGACGCGACGGGGGACGGCGCGCTGCGCCGGGCCGAGGCCTACGTGCGGGCCGGCGCCGACATGATCATGCCGGTGACGAAGACGTTCGCGACGGTCGAGGAGTGGGCCCGCTGCCGGGAGGTCGCCGGCGTCCCGCTGACCGCGACGCTGACCGCCTCGGCGTGGACCGAGCGCGAGTTCACCCCGGAGGTCATGGAGCAGATCGGCGTCCGGCTCGCGCTGCTCCCCACCCAGGTGCTGATGGCCGTCACCGGGTCGGCGCAGCGCTGCCTGCAGCGCCTCGCCGCCGGCGAGCCGCCGGCCGAGGTCAGCGCAGACGGCCTGGACCACCACGTGTTCGTCGGGCTGATCGGGATGGACGAGATCGAACGCCAGCAGCGCGCCTACCTGCCCGCGGCGGTGAGCTGA
- a CDS encoding 3-isopropylmalate dehydratase large subunit: MGSTVAEKILARAAGVDEVRAGENLAFRPDHMIAYDFPGYTDVMFRQMHDDFGIRELAEPERYVVFIDHMLTRGDAREDEVHQVTRDWCAFYGIALHEARGIGHQVMAELGYARPGTFVIHFDGHVSGAGAFGALGWGVRRDLLEAWVSGRIHLDVPASTRFELTGEFRPGVDSRDLVHRIIGDHGADGCAHQVMEFGGPGARSMPIDQRQGLCGMAMFTGAVSAVFEPDATALAHARATGGPGSEPQYPDPDAGYRAVHHYDLSTITPQVVLPGSARSAHTREVAELAGTAVTKAFIGSCASGRIEDIRAAALVLDGRRVAPGVELNVVPTSDAVHRQAEDEGLLDVLRAAGAQIARSSCDFCFGYQKPLQPGENCISTGVLNISGRMGSTDANIYMGSASTVAASAVTGTIAAAGEVTGR, from the coding sequence ATGGGCTCGACGGTCGCCGAGAAGATCCTCGCCCGGGCCGCGGGCGTCGACGAGGTCCGGGCGGGGGAGAACCTGGCGTTCCGGCCGGACCACATGATCGCCTACGACTTCCCCGGCTACACCGACGTCATGTTCCGGCAGATGCACGACGACTTCGGCATCCGCGAGCTCGCCGAGCCGGAGCGCTACGTGGTGTTCATCGACCACATGCTGACCCGCGGCGACGCCCGCGAGGACGAGGTCCACCAGGTCACCAGGGACTGGTGCGCGTTCTACGGGATCGCGCTGCACGAGGCGCGCGGGATCGGGCACCAGGTGATGGCCGAGCTCGGCTACGCCCGGCCCGGCACCTTCGTCATCCACTTCGACGGGCACGTCTCCGGCGCCGGCGCGTTCGGCGCGCTCGGCTGGGGCGTGCGCCGGGACCTGCTGGAGGCGTGGGTCTCCGGGCGGATCCACCTCGACGTCCCGGCCAGCACCCGGTTCGAGCTGACCGGGGAGTTCCGGCCCGGCGTGGACAGCCGGGACCTGGTGCACCGCATCATCGGCGACCACGGTGCCGACGGGTGCGCGCACCAGGTCATGGAGTTCGGCGGGCCGGGTGCGCGGTCGATGCCGATCGACCAGCGCCAGGGTCTGTGCGGGATGGCGATGTTCACCGGCGCGGTCTCGGCGGTGTTCGAACCGGACGCGACGGCGCTCGCCCACGCCCGTGCCACCGGCGGGCCCGGCTCCGAGCCGCAGTACCCGGACCCCGATGCCGGCTACCGGGCCGTGCACCACTACGACCTCTCGACGATCACGCCGCAGGTGGTGCTGCCCGGATCCGCCCGGTCGGCGCACACCCGCGAGGTCGCCGAGCTGGCCGGCACCGCGGTGACCAAGGCGTTCATCGGGTCCTGCGCGTCCGGCCGGATCGAGGACATCCGGGCCGCCGCCCTCGTCCTCGACGGGCGGCGGGTGGCCCCCGGCGTCGAGCTGAACGTCGTCCCGACCTCGGACGCCGTGCACCGCCAGGCCGAGGACGAGGGACTGCTCGACGTGCTCCGCGCGGCCGGGGCGCAGATCGCCCGGTCGAGCTGCGACTTCTGCTTCGGCTACCAGAAGCCGCTGCAGCCCGGCGAGAACTGCATCTCCACCGGCGTCCTCAACATCTCCGGCCGGATGGGCAGCACCGACGCCAACATCTACATGGGCTCCGCGTCGACCGTCGCCGCGAGCGCGGTGACCGGGACCATCGCCGCGGCCGGGGAGGTGACCGGGCGGTGA
- a CDS encoding 3-isopropylmalate dehydratase, which yields MSATRDYPPPPDVVDGRVAWVFGDDFDIDLVIGVENIKSYDAEFLRSKVMRAYDPSFADRVRPGDVIVGGRNFGYGHPHYPPMVALRDLGIAAVLAESFSPGFWRGETYNGMPLITVPGIAAAVTTGDGLRLDWRTAVVTLAGGRTLRGTPPSERVVRVIEAGGSLKLLLAEHTRT from the coding sequence GTGAGCGCCACCCGCGACTACCCGCCGCCACCGGACGTCGTCGACGGCCGGGTGGCCTGGGTGTTCGGCGACGACTTCGACATCGACCTGGTGATCGGCGTCGAGAACATCAAGTCCTACGACGCGGAGTTCCTGCGCAGCAAGGTCATGCGCGCCTACGACCCGTCGTTCGCCGACCGGGTCCGGCCGGGCGACGTGATCGTCGGGGGCCGGAACTTCGGCTACGGTCACCCGCACTACCCGCCGATGGTCGCGCTGCGCGACCTCGGGATCGCCGCGGTGCTCGCCGAGTCGTTCTCGCCGGGATTCTGGCGCGGCGAGACCTACAACGGGATGCCGCTGATCACGGTGCCCGGCATCGCCGCGGCCGTGACCACCGGTGACGGGCTGCGCCTGGACTGGCGCACCGCCGTCGTGACCCTGGCCGGCGGCCGGACGCTGCGGGGCACCCCGCCCAGCGAGCGCGTCGTGCGGGTGATCGAGGCGGGCGGCTCGCTGAAGCTGCTGCTCGCCGAGCACACGCGCACCTGA
- a CDS encoding IS5 family transposase, which produces MARASTVERLVTDELWELIEPLLPRPRPRRRGARTGRPPVPDRAALAGIVFVLTTGIGWNDLPPELGCGSGTTCWRRLRDWQRAGVWDELHRVVLDRLGQAGVLDWSRAAVDSVSVRAKRRGEQTGPSPTDRGKAGSKYHVLCDRNGLPLHAVVTGANTHDSRILAELLDTNPGVRERRGQAGRPRRRPGKLHADKGYDYPRCRRYLTGRGIGVRIARRGVEDSSRLGRVRWVVERTMAWLLSFRRLGLRYERSRTSIEALLKLACALICLRRLP; this is translated from the coding sequence ATGGCAAGGGCATCGACGGTCGAACGACTGGTCACCGACGAGCTGTGGGAGCTGATTGAGCCGCTGCTTCCCCGTCCTCGGCCACGTCGGCGAGGCGCGCGGACCGGCCGGCCACCAGTACCGGACCGGGCCGCGCTGGCGGGGATCGTGTTCGTGCTGACCACGGGGATCGGCTGGAACGACCTGCCGCCCGAGTTGGGCTGTGGATCAGGGACCACCTGCTGGCGACGGCTACGCGACTGGCAGCGGGCGGGGGTCTGGGATGAGCTGCACCGAGTAGTGCTCGATCGGCTCGGCCAGGCCGGGGTTCTGGACTGGTCGCGAGCTGCGGTGGACTCGGTCAGCGTGCGCGCCAAGCGCCGCGGCGAACAGACGGGGCCCTCGCCGACCGATCGTGGGAAGGCCGGGTCGAAGTACCACGTGTTATGCGACCGCAACGGCCTGCCGCTGCACGCGGTCGTGACCGGCGCGAACACCCACGACAGCCGGATACTGGCCGAGCTGCTCGACACCAACCCCGGCGTCCGCGAACGGCGCGGCCAGGCCGGACGCCCGCGGCGGCGTCCCGGCAAGCTGCACGCCGACAAGGGCTACGACTATCCACGGTGTCGCCGCTACCTGACCGGGCGCGGGATCGGGGTGCGGATCGCTCGCCGCGGAGTCGAAGACTCCTCCCGGCTCGGCCGGGTCCGGTGGGTCGTGGAGCGCACGATGGCCTGGCTGCTGTCGTTCCGGCGGCTCGGGCTGCGCTACGAACGCTCCCGCACCAGCATCGAGGCCTTGCTGAAACTGGCGTGCGCGTTGATCTGTTTGCGCCGTCTGCCCTGA
- a CDS encoding plasmid pRiA4b ORF-3 family protein → MARPRVTTKTKIFRIEIVLVDVEPTVRRVVEVPGEASLAVLHEVVQDAMGWTNSHLHEFEIDGVRYGLPDPDWDTGTLDEAKTKLFRVLAAGDDAGYVYDFGDNWHHVLVVDAVTIPEPGVRYPRCVEGQGACPPEDVGGVFGYSEFVDALADPDHAEHAERVEWWGSDRFDPHHFDLVATDRALERLAGASATARS, encoded by the coding sequence ATGGCGAGGCCTCGGGTGACGACGAAGACGAAGATCTTCCGGATCGAGATCGTGTTGGTCGATGTCGAGCCGACCGTGCGACGGGTGGTCGAGGTTCCGGGTGAGGCCAGCCTCGCGGTCCTGCACGAGGTCGTGCAGGACGCGATGGGCTGGACCAACTCCCACCTGCACGAATTCGAGATCGACGGTGTCCGCTACGGGCTGCCTGATCCGGATTGGGACACCGGCACGCTCGACGAGGCCAAGACGAAGTTGTTCCGGGTGCTGGCTGCCGGTGATGACGCCGGCTACGTCTACGACTTCGGCGACAACTGGCACCACGTTTTGGTCGTCGACGCGGTCACCATCCCAGAGCCTGGGGTGCGGTACCCACGCTGTGTCGAGGGTCAGGGTGCGTGTCCGCCCGAGGATGTGGGCGGGGTGTTCGGCTACTCGGAGTTCGTCGACGCGCTCGCCGATCCCGATCATGCTGAGCACGCCGAGCGGGTCGAGTGGTGGGGCTCGGACCGGTTCGACCCACACCACTTCGACCTCGTCGCCACCGACCGAGCGCTGGAGCGTTTGGCCGGGGCGAGCGCGACGGCGCGGTCCTGA
- a CDS encoding MFS transporter, translating to MPIWEHTVSETTSPPGPGADAPPSTVSARRAAVAGGVGTLIEYYDFSVYAFLAVTLGPLFFPSDEPGVSILLTLAVFGSAYVMRPIGGWFFGRLGDRRGRKHALVVTVVTMGAFSGVLGLLPDFATAGVLAPVLLVLVRLAQGFSAGGEIGGAATYVAESAPPGRRGLYGSLTPVGSTLGFSVAAAVVGLVTAFTTPEQMTAWGWRIPFLIAVPLALVCLWVRVKLEDTAEFESMARRNEVVRSPLLSVVRERPGAVLRVVGIAIAMNGTGYVGLTYFSTYLIGTEGFDPGSVYWASAIGIALACATYPLAGMLTDRFGRRPVLLSAYVLYLLIAWPAFALLGATSSIVVVTLVYVVYMAVNGLAQVPAFPQFTELFPRRVRYTGVALGFNIGTILAGGTAPYVAAQLVQSTGDPMSPAFWVFGVALVGIVTVLTLRETGRERLPV from the coding sequence ATGCCGATCTGGGAGCACACCGTGTCCGAGACGACCTCGCCGCCCGGCCCCGGGGCCGACGCGCCACCGTCCACCGTCTCCGCCCGCCGGGCCGCCGTCGCCGGTGGCGTGGGCACGCTGATCGAGTACTACGACTTCAGCGTCTACGCCTTCCTCGCCGTCACCCTCGGGCCGCTGTTCTTCCCCAGCGACGAGCCCGGGGTCTCGATCCTGCTGACGCTCGCCGTGTTCGGGTCGGCCTACGTCATGCGCCCGATCGGCGGCTGGTTCTTCGGCCGCCTCGGTGACCGGCGCGGCCGCAAGCACGCGCTGGTCGTCACCGTCGTCACGATGGGTGCCTTCTCCGGCGTGCTGGGCCTGTTGCCGGACTTCGCGACCGCGGGCGTGCTCGCCCCGGTCCTGCTCGTGCTCGTCCGGCTCGCCCAGGGCTTCTCCGCCGGTGGCGAGATCGGGGGTGCGGCGACCTACGTCGCGGAGTCGGCGCCGCCCGGCAGGCGCGGCCTCTACGGCTCGCTCACCCCGGTCGGCTCGACCCTCGGCTTCTCGGTCGCGGCGGCGGTCGTCGGCCTGGTCACCGCGTTCACCACGCCCGAGCAGATGACGGCGTGGGGCTGGCGGATTCCGTTCCTGATCGCGGTCCCGCTCGCCCTGGTCTGCCTGTGGGTCCGGGTCAAGCTGGAGGACACCGCCGAGTTCGAGTCCATGGCCCGGCGCAACGAGGTGGTGCGCAGCCCGCTGCTCAGCGTCGTCCGGGAGCGGCCGGGTGCGGTGCTGCGGGTGGTCGGGATCGCGATCGCGATGAACGGGACCGGCTACGTCGGCCTGACCTACTTCAGCACCTACCTGATCGGAACCGAGGGCTTCGACCCCGGCTCGGTGTACTGGGCGTCGGCCATCGGCATCGCGCTGGCCTGCGCGACCTACCCGCTCGCCGGGATGCTCACCGACCGGTTCGGCCGGCGTCCGGTGCTCCTGTCGGCGTACGTGCTCTACCTGCTGATCGCCTGGCCGGCGTTCGCGCTGCTCGGCGCGACGTCGAGCATCGTGGTGGTGACCCTGGTCTACGTCGTCTACATGGCGGTGAACGGGCTGGCGCAGGTCCCGGCGTTCCCGCAGTTCACCGAGCTGTTCCCGCGCCGGGTCCGCTACACCGGGGTCGCGCTCGGGTTCAACATCGGCACGATCCTCGCCGGTGGCACGGCGCCCTACGTCGCCGCGCAGCTGGTGCAGAGCACGGGGGACCCGATGTCGCCGGCGTTCTGGGTGTTCGGCGTCGCGCTCGTCGGGATCGTCACCGTCCTGACGCTGCGCGAGACCGGGCGGGAGCGGCTGCCGGTGTAG
- the cobN gene encoding cobaltochelatase subunit CobN encodes MILLLSTSDTDLLSARASGADYRLANPNRVTHDELAAMAEAADVVVVRVLGGYRYFEEGLDLLRGGATPLVCLGGEMAPDAEMMELSSVPAGVAAQAHTYLAQGGTGNLAQLHAFLSDTVLLTGEGFEPPVELPEWGVLDRDGTPADTPADGPTVAVLFYRAQFLAGNTRYIEALCDAITAKGGRALPIWCASLRQAPAALLERLRDADAMIVTVLAAGGTKPASAQAGGEDEEWDVTALAALDVPILQGLCLTSSRSTWEDNDDGMSPLDVATQVAVPEFDGRLITVPFSFKEIDDDGLSVYVPDTERAARVAGIAVNHANLGRVPNADKKIVVMLSAYPTKHARIGNAVGLDTPASVVALLRTMAAAGYDTGEFPGVEAGDGDALMHALISAGGQDPNWLTEEKLAGNPIRISSPVYRRWFDTLPEDFRSGVEEHWGAAPGEHYVSNGDIVVAALRSGNVTVIVQPPRGFGENPVAIYHDPDLPPSHHYLAAYRWLAAPASEGGFGAHAIVHVGKHGNLEWLPGKTLGMSASCGTDAVLGDLPLIYPFLVNDPGEGTQAKRRAHATLVDHLIPPMARAESYGDIARLEQLLDEHANISALDPAKLPAIRQQIWTLMTAAQMHHDLGLEQRPDEEVFDDMLMNVDGWLCEIKDVQIRDGLHVLALAPSGEQRVDLVLAMLRARQMWGGEQSVPGLRQALGLVEDGSESNARTDAVEQVARALVAGMEAAGWSADAAPSVLARAGQLPPGSDPAAVETILRFAAEEVVPRLDATAHELDQVLHALDGGFVPAGPSGSPLRGLINVLPTGRNFYSVDPKAVPSKLAWETGQAMAESLVERYRADHGEYPRSVGLSVWGTSAMRTSGDDVAEVFALLGVRPVWDDASRRVRDLEVIDLAELGRPRVDVTVRISGFFRDAFPHVLALLDDAVALVADLDEGPEQNFVRSHVAVDRERHGDDRRARTRIFGSKPGTYGAGLLQLVDSRDWRGDADLAEVYSTWGGYAYGRGLDGVPARDDMENAYRRIAVAAKNIDTREHDIADSDDYYQYHGGMVATVRALTGSAPAAYVGDSTRPESVRTRSLHEETARVFRARVVNPRWIAAMRRHGYKGAFEMAATVDYLFGWDATTGVIADWQYETLTAEYVLDPENRKFLTESNPWALHGMAERLLEAVDRGLWESPEAGTLDALRQAYLESEGDLEDDGS; translated from the coding sequence GTGATCCTCCTCCTGTCGACCTCGGACACCGACCTGCTCTCCGCCCGCGCCTCGGGTGCGGACTACCGGCTCGCGAACCCGAACCGGGTCACCCACGACGAGCTGGCCGCGATGGCGGAGGCGGCCGACGTCGTCGTCGTGCGGGTGCTCGGTGGCTACCGGTACTTCGAGGAGGGCCTGGACCTGCTCCGCGGCGGCGCGACGCCGCTGGTCTGCCTCGGCGGCGAGATGGCGCCGGACGCGGAGATGATGGAGCTGTCGTCGGTCCCGGCCGGGGTCGCCGCCCAGGCGCACACCTACCTCGCCCAGGGCGGGACCGGGAACCTCGCCCAGCTGCACGCGTTCCTGTCCGACACCGTGCTGCTCACCGGCGAGGGCTTCGAGCCCCCGGTCGAGCTGCCCGAGTGGGGCGTCCTCGACCGCGACGGGACGCCGGCCGACACGCCGGCCGACGGGCCGACGGTCGCGGTGCTCTTCTACCGAGCCCAGTTCCTCGCCGGGAACACCCGCTACATCGAGGCGCTCTGCGATGCGATCACGGCGAAGGGCGGCCGGGCGCTGCCGATCTGGTGCGCCTCGCTGCGCCAGGCCCCGGCCGCGCTGCTGGAACGCCTGCGCGACGCCGACGCCATGATCGTGACGGTGCTGGCCGCGGGCGGGACCAAGCCGGCGTCCGCGCAGGCCGGCGGCGAGGACGAGGAGTGGGACGTCACCGCGCTCGCCGCGCTCGACGTCCCGATCCTGCAGGGACTGTGCCTGACCAGCTCGCGCAGCACCTGGGAGGACAACGACGACGGGATGTCCCCGCTCGACGTCGCCACCCAGGTCGCCGTCCCCGAGTTCGACGGCCGGCTGATCACCGTCCCGTTCTCGTTCAAGGAGATCGACGACGACGGGCTGTCGGTCTACGTCCCGGACACCGAGCGGGCCGCCCGGGTCGCCGGGATCGCGGTGAACCACGCGAACCTGGGCCGGGTCCCGAACGCGGACAAGAAGATCGTCGTGATGCTCTCGGCGTACCCGACCAAGCACGCGCGGATCGGCAACGCCGTCGGCCTGGACACCCCCGCGTCGGTCGTCGCGCTGCTGCGCACCATGGCCGCGGCGGGCTACGACACCGGGGAGTTCCCCGGCGTCGAGGCCGGGGACGGCGACGCCCTCATGCACGCGCTGATCTCCGCCGGCGGTCAGGACCCGAACTGGCTGACCGAGGAGAAGCTGGCCGGCAACCCGATCCGCATCTCGTCGCCGGTGTACCGGCGCTGGTTCGACACGCTGCCGGAGGACTTCCGCTCCGGCGTCGAGGAGCACTGGGGCGCCGCGCCCGGCGAGCACTACGTCTCGAACGGCGACATCGTCGTCGCGGCGCTGCGGTCGGGGAACGTGACCGTGATCGTGCAGCCGCCGCGCGGGTTCGGGGAGAACCCGGTGGCGATCTACCACGATCCGGACCTGCCGCCGTCGCACCACTACCTCGCCGCCTACCGCTGGCTCGCCGCTCCCGCGTCGGAGGGGGGCTTCGGTGCGCACGCGATCGTGCACGTCGGCAAGCACGGCAACCTGGAGTGGCTGCCCGGCAAGACGCTGGGGATGTCGGCGTCCTGCGGGACCGACGCCGTGCTCGGCGACCTGCCGCTGATCTACCCGTTCCTGGTCAACGACCCGGGGGAGGGGACCCAGGCCAAGCGCCGCGCGCACGCGACGCTGGTCGACCACCTCATCCCGCCGATGGCCCGTGCCGAGAGCTACGGCGACATCGCGCGACTGGAGCAGCTGCTCGACGAGCACGCCAACATCTCCGCCCTCGACCCGGCGAAGCTGCCCGCGATCCGCCAGCAGATCTGGACGCTGATGACCGCGGCCCAGATGCACCACGACCTCGGCCTGGAGCAGCGTCCGGACGAGGAGGTCTTCGACGACATGCTCATGAACGTCGACGGCTGGCTGTGCGAGATCAAGGACGTCCAGATCCGGGACGGCCTGCACGTACTCGCGCTGGCCCCGTCCGGCGAGCAGCGGGTCGACCTGGTCCTGGCCATGCTGCGGGCCCGGCAGATGTGGGGTGGCGAGCAGTCCGTGCCGGGCCTGCGCCAGGCGCTCGGCCTCGTCGAGGACGGGTCGGAGTCGAACGCGCGCACCGACGCCGTCGAGCAGGTCGCGCGGGCACTGGTCGCCGGGATGGAGGCGGCCGGCTGGTCCGCCGACGCGGCCCCGTCCGTGCTCGCCCGGGCGGGGCAGCTGCCCCCGGGCAGCGATCCCGCCGCCGTCGAGACGATCCTGCGGTTCGCCGCCGAGGAGGTCGTGCCCCGGCTGGACGCCACCGCGCACGAGCTGGACCAGGTGCTGCACGCCCTGGACGGCGGGTTCGTCCCGGCCGGGCCGTCCGGCTCGCCGCTGCGCGGGCTGATCAACGTGCTCCCGACCGGGCGGAACTTCTACTCCGTCGACCCGAAGGCGGTGCCGTCCAAGCTCGCCTGGGAGACCGGTCAGGCGATGGCCGAGTCGCTGGTCGAGCGGTACCGGGCCGACCACGGCGAGTACCCGCGCAGCGTCGGGCTGTCGGTGTGGGGGACGAGCGCCATGCGCACCTCCGGCGACGACGTCGCCGAGGTGTTCGCACTGCTCGGCGTCCGCCCGGTCTGGGACGACGCGTCGCGCCGGGTGCGCGACCTGGAGGTGATCGACCTCGCGGAGCTGGGCCGGCCGCGGGTCGACGTCACGGTGCGGATCTCCGGGTTCTTCCGGGACGCGTTCCCGCACGTGCTCGCCCTGCTCGACGACGCGGTGGCGCTGGTCGCCGATCTCGACGAGGGCCCGGAGCAGAACTTCGTCCGGTCCCACGTCGCCGTGGACCGGGAGCGGCACGGCGACGACCGCCGGGCACGCACCCGGATCTTCGGGTCCAAGCCGGGCACCTACGGCGCCGGGCTGCTGCAGCTGGTCGACTCCCGGGACTGGCGGGGCGACGCCGACCTCGCCGAGGTGTACTCCACCTGGGGCGGCTACGCCTACGGCCGCGGGCTCGACGGTGTCCCCGCGCGGGACGACATGGAGAACGCCTACCGGCGGATCGCGGTCGCGGCGAAGAACATCGACACCCGCGAGCACGACATCGCCGACTCCGACGACTACTACCAGTACCACGGCGGCATGGTCGCCACGGTGCGCGCGCTGACCGGCTCGGCCCCCGCGGCCTACGTGGGCGACTCGACCCGCCCCGAGTCGGTGCGCACCCGCAGCCTGCACGAGGAGACGGCCCGGGTGTTCCGGGCCCGGGTGGTCAACCCGCGGTGGATCGCCGCGATGCGCCGGCACGGCTACAAGGGCGCGTTCGAGATGGCCGCGACCGTGGACTACCTGTTCGGGTGGGACGCGACGACGGGCGTGATCGCGGACTGGCAGTACGAGACGCTGACCGCGGAGTACGTGCTCGACCCGGAGAACCGCAAGTTCCTCACCGAGTCCAACCCGTGGGCGTTGCACGGGATGGCCGAGCGGTTGCTCGAAGCCGTGGACCGGGGGCTGTGGGAGTCGCCGGAGGCGGGCACGCTGGACGCGTTGCGGCAGGCGTACCTGGAGTCCGAGGGGGACCTGGAGGACGACGGGTCCTGA
- a CDS encoding DNA-processing protein DprA → MTGALTVTGTRAVGSEPDEWIATSFERFLAPFAGPGTTVYVGGAAGIDSSALAWLARHSVAALVVVVPGTVADQPDVAASAIRLREAEGRIARVVELGARRVGTAAYHARNRWMVDRSDVVIGFPRGNDRASGTWYTLDYAAGLGLPRMVVPV, encoded by the coding sequence ATGACCGGAGCGCTGACCGTCACCGGGACCCGCGCCGTGGGGTCGGAGCCGGACGAGTGGATCGCGACGTCGTTCGAACGGTTCCTGGCACCGTTCGCCGGACCCGGCACGACGGTCTACGTCGGCGGCGCGGCCGGGATCGACAGTTCGGCCCTCGCCTGGCTCGCCCGGCACAGCGTGGCAGCGCTGGTCGTCGTCGTACCGGGCACGGTGGCCGACCAGCCGGACGTCGCCGCGTCGGCGATCCGGCTCCGGGAGGCGGAAGGGCGTATCGCACGGGTGGTCGAACTGGGTGCACGACGGGTCGGGACAGCCGCCTACCACGCCCGCAACCGATGGATGGTGGACCGCAGCGATGTGGTGATCGGCTTCCCGCGGGGGAACGATCGGGCGAGCGGGACCTGGTACACGCTCGACTACGCCGCCGGTCTGGGTCTACCGCGGATGGTGGTGCCCGTGTGA